The following are from one region of the Polyangiaceae bacterium genome:
- the aspS gene encoding aspartate--tRNA ligase: MARFIDELKRTHDNNSLRASDIGSEVVLFGWVNNRRDHGSIIFVDLRDREGLTQIVFDPDTAPEAHKQAEALRGEWCVGIKGKVRSRGMQMSKKTGEMVSATNPNLATGEVEVEVMEATVFNKSETPPFELLDKVDTKEEIRLQYRFLDLRRAPLQRALRMRHNLNQAARNYLSEAGCLELETPFLVKYTPGGARNFLVPSRTSAGKFYALAESPQLFKQLFMVAGYEKYFQIVRCFRDEDLRIDRQPEFTQIDIELSFVNQDDIFNLVEGLVFAMWKANGVDLKEIYPSGHFPRMDFEESMRLYGNDKPDLRFGMPHVDLTELITEHDGGGIPFFQPIAEKFKNGTYRKDLPAEIIKAMVIPASANFSRADGDKLEKQARGMGAGGLARAKVGAGGEWTQSPLAKSITDEMRNAINAACEAKEGDIILFQSGKTSLVHTVMANLRLALGKKLGLIPETGHGDNWNFLWVVNPPLFEYDEDNKRWAAAHHAFTRPFDDHVDLLEKDPGLVQCYRYDLVLNGFEIGGGSVRLHDPEVQARVFRTLGIGDAEAEEKFGFLLKALRYGAPPHGGIALGMDRISMLMAGTDSIRDVIAYPKTQKGTDLMTDAPGGVSAEQLAELRVASLVSDEG, translated from the coding sequence TCCATCATCTTCGTCGACTTGCGAGATCGCGAAGGTCTGACCCAGATCGTCTTCGACCCGGATACGGCGCCCGAGGCTCACAAGCAAGCGGAAGCGCTGCGCGGTGAGTGGTGCGTCGGCATCAAGGGCAAGGTGCGCTCACGCGGCATGCAGATGAGCAAGAAGACCGGTGAGATGGTCAGCGCCACCAACCCCAACCTGGCTACCGGTGAGGTCGAAGTCGAGGTGATGGAGGCGACGGTCTTCAACAAGAGTGAGACGCCGCCCTTCGAGCTGCTCGACAAGGTCGACACCAAGGAAGAGATCCGCCTGCAGTATCGCTTCCTGGATTTACGCCGGGCGCCCCTGCAGCGCGCGCTGCGCATGCGCCACAACCTGAACCAAGCCGCGCGGAACTACTTGAGCGAGGCCGGCTGCCTCGAGCTCGAGACGCCGTTCTTGGTCAAGTACACCCCGGGTGGCGCGCGTAACTTCCTGGTGCCGAGCCGCACTTCCGCGGGGAAATTCTATGCGCTGGCTGAGAGTCCGCAGCTCTTCAAGCAGCTGTTCATGGTGGCCGGCTACGAAAAGTACTTCCAGATCGTGCGCTGCTTCCGCGACGAGGACCTGCGCATCGATCGCCAGCCTGAGTTCACCCAGATCGACATCGAGCTGTCTTTCGTGAACCAAGACGACATCTTCAACCTGGTTGAAGGCTTGGTGTTCGCGATGTGGAAGGCGAACGGCGTGGACCTGAAGGAGATCTACCCGAGCGGTCACTTCCCCCGCATGGACTTCGAAGAGTCGATGCGGCTCTACGGCAACGACAAGCCGGACCTGCGCTTCGGCATGCCCCACGTCGACCTCACGGAGCTCATCACGGAGCACGACGGCGGCGGCATCCCGTTCTTCCAGCCCATCGCCGAGAAGTTCAAGAACGGCACCTACCGCAAGGATCTGCCGGCGGAGATCATCAAGGCCATGGTCATCCCGGCCAGCGCCAACTTCAGCCGCGCCGACGGCGACAAGCTGGAGAAGCAAGCGCGCGGTATGGGCGCCGGGGGCCTGGCGCGCGCCAAGGTCGGAGCAGGCGGCGAGTGGACCCAGAGCCCGCTGGCGAAGAGCATCACCGACGAGATGCGCAACGCCATCAACGCAGCGTGCGAGGCGAAGGAAGGCGATATCATCCTGTTCCAGTCGGGCAAGACCAGCCTGGTGCATACCGTGATGGCGAACCTCCGCCTTGCCCTGGGGAAAAAGCTCGGGCTCATCCCGGAGACTGGCCACGGCGACAACTGGAATTTCCTGTGGGTCGTGAACCCGCCGCTCTTCGAGTACGACGAGGACAACAAGCGCTGGGCTGCGGCGCATCACGCCTTCACCCGGCCGTTCGATGATCACGTCGACTTGCTCGAGAAGGATCCGGGCCTCGTGCAGTGTTACCGCTACGACCTGGTGCTGAACGGCTTCGAGATCGGCGGCGGCTCGGTGCGTCTGCATGACCCCGAGGTGCAGGCCCGGGTGTTCCGCACCCTCGGCATTGGCGACGCCGAGGCGGAAGAGAAGTTCGGCTTCTTGCTCAAGGCGCTGCGCTACGGCGCGCCGCCCCACGGCGGAATCGCCCTTGGCATGGACCGCATCAGCATGTTGATGGCGGGCACCGATAGCATCCGCGACGTGATCGCCTACCCGAAGACTCAAAAGGGCACCGACCTGATGACGGACGCGCCCGGTGGTGTGTCCGCGGAGCAGCTGGCCGAGCTGCGCGTCGCGTCGCTCGTGAGTGACGAAGGCTAA